The Colias croceus chromosome 18, ilColCroc2.1 genome has a window encoding:
- the LOC123699928 gene encoding uncharacterized protein LOC123699928, protein MEHARPPSELVLEGNSVSRADAWKKWRTQFNLFLKASGVHKEDSAVQASLLVNLIGPEGFDLFETFHFEQEKDKDNVSLLIKKFDEYFGAKPNLTLARYNFFMRNQEVGESINQYVTALRLLSKTCEFKSLEEELIRDRIVCGINNAMVRDRLLRTEDLSLEKSIKICQVDELSHDSGRLLDTRGSDGNVSHVDIVGVGNKGDGLAWRGRGRGRGGRACCGVTRAPRDRPDEQRASTSATGFCPRCGGQCSHSTKCPAISVQCFVCENYGHFARVCKVKKSVRKLHDISVLENNVDENCSDVVVSVDASSVALGAVLLQRGRPVEYASRTLTDTQTRYAQIEKEMLAIVFACSTVENNNGPASGAQMKLI, encoded by the exons ATGGAACACGCACGGCCACCATCCGAATTGGTATTAGAAGGCAACTCCGTCAGCCGGGCTGACGCGTGGAAAAAATGGCGGACACAATTTAATCTGTTTTTAAAGGCGTCCGGTGTGCACAAAGAAGATAGTGCGGTACAAGCAAGTCTACTTGTAAATCTTATTGGGCCGGAAGGCTTCgatttatttgaaacatttcATTTCGAACAagaaaaagacaaagataatGTGAGcctgttaataaaaaagtttgatGAGTATTTTGGTGCGAAGCCAAACTTAACATTAGcgagatataatttttttatgcgCAATCAAGAAGTCGGTGAATCTATAAATCAATATGTAACGGCGCTAAGATTGTTGAGCAAGACGTGCGAATTTAAATCATTGGAGGAAGAACTTATTCGCGATCGGATCGTGTGCGGTATTAATAATGCAATGGTTCGTGATCGTCTATTGAGAACGGAAGATTTATCTTTGGAAAAATCGATAAAAATTTGTCAAGTTGACGAGTTGTCCCACGACAGCGGTCGGTTGTTGGATACGCGTGGCTCGGATGGAAACGTTAGCCATGTGGACATAGTCGGCGTCGGAAACAAAGGCGATGGACTGGCGTGGCGTGGGCGTgggcgcgggcgcggcggCCGAGCGTGTTGCGGCGTGACGCGCGCGCCCCGCGACCGCCCCGACGAGCAGCGCGCTTCCACCTCAGCGACGGGCTTCTGCCCCAGGTGTGGGGGACAATGCAGTCATTCTACTAAGTGTCCGGCTATTTCAGTGCAGTGTTTtgtgtgtgaaaattatgGTCATTTTGCTAGAGTGTgcaaagtaaaaaaaagtgTTAGAAAGTTACACGATATTAGTGTGCTAGAAAATAACGTGGACGAAAACT GCAGCGACGTAGTGGTGTCGGTGGACGCGAGCAGCGTGGCGCTGGGCGCCGTGCTGTTGCAGCGCGGCCGCCCCGTGGAGTACGCGTCGCGCACGCTCACCGATACTCAAACTAGATATGCTCAAATCGAGAAAGAAATGTTAGCTATCGTTTTTGCTT GTTCCACCGTTGAAAATAATAACGGCCCAGCGAGCGGGGCTCAAatgaaattgatttaa
- the LOC123699696 gene encoding uncharacterized protein LOC123699696 isoform X2, whose product MFLINRSFLLQSVIYKIMSWSLTLISFISITSFIIYDIAVIKNNDIKGYIHIAEGVAGLLIIRIAVATRYTTVFFDEVKELDEKFGFFEDQEISIRNNITSAVFFSLISLAIDGITLLILRFPTRFVILVTVAFCVQDTELAFYAMIADNFNTRLNKLIDKDPVIGSQVYRQLLAATFSFSKPFHSQVELLRFYFVWREIKTLYSLWLMCYAAGGTNKICEKLLFCLTEKLVLLDMDKDAQWLTKRWYRSVQSIQPSLTEAVPIVKLNLPLKICDWTFQYLIMSVQIYLSTIDPTKKNST is encoded by the exons ATGTTCTTAATAAATCGGTCTTTCTTACTTCAGAGTGTAATATACAAGATTATGTCATGGTCACTTACTCTGATCTCCTTTATAAGTATCACCagttttattatctatgatATTGcagtgataaaaaataatgatattaaagGCTACATTCATATAGCCGAAGGAGTGGCTGGTCTGTTAATTATACGGATAGCAGTAGCCACTAGATATACCACAGTGTTTTTCGATGAAGTAAAGGAATTGGACGAAAAATTTGGATTCTTCGAAGACCAAGAAATCAGTATTAGAAACAACATTACTTCAGCTGTATTTTTCTCATTAATATCGTTGGCTATAGATGGAATAACATTATTGATTTTGAGGTTTCCTACacgttttgttattttagtaaCGGTTGCGTTTTGTGTCCAAGATACAGAATTGGCTTTTTACGCGATGATTGCTGATAACTTTAATACGAGGTTGAATAAATTGATAGATAAAGATCCTGTTATAGGTTCTCAAGTGTATAGGCAGTTGCTTGCAGCGACTTTTAGTTTCTCTAAGCCGTTTCATTCACAG gtGGAATTACTTCGCTTTTACTTCGTGTGGCGAGAAATTAAGACTCTATATTCTTTATGGCTAATGTGTTACGCAGCAGGAGGGACCAACAAGATCTGTGAAAAGCTACTGTTTTGTCTCACTGAGAAATTGGTACTGCTGGATATGG ATAAGGATGCTCAATGGCTTACGAAGCGCTGGTACCGCTCTGTGCAGTCAATACAACCGAGCTTAACAGAGGCCGTGCCTATTGTCAAATTGAATTTACCTTTGAAAATATGTGACTGGACCTTTCAATATCTCATCATGAGTGTACAG atttatttatctacaatTGATCCCACGAAGAAAAATTCAACGTAG
- the LOC123699696 gene encoding uncharacterized protein LOC123699696 isoform X1 yields the protein MFLINRSFLLQSVIYKIMSWSLTLISFISITSFIIYDIAVIKNNDIKGYIHIAEGVAGLLIIRIAVATRYTTVFFDEVKELDEKFGFFEDQEISIRNNITSAVFFSLISLAIDGITLLILRFPTRFVILVTVAFCVQDTELAFYAMIADNFNTRLNKLIDKDPVIGSQVYRQLLAATFSFSKPFHSQIVTIVSIIKYTSIVYAVIAFIAKGAMVELLRFYFVWREIKTLYSLWLMCYAAGGTNKICEKLLFCLTEKLVLLDMDKDAQWLTKRWYRSVQSIQPSLTEAVPIVKLNLPLKICDWTFQYLIMSVQIYLSTIDPTKKNST from the exons ATGTTCTTAATAAATCGGTCTTTCTTACTTCAGAGTGTAATATACAAGATTATGTCATGGTCACTTACTCTGATCTCCTTTATAAGTATCACCagttttattatctatgatATTGcagtgataaaaaataatgatattaaagGCTACATTCATATAGCCGAAGGAGTGGCTGGTCTGTTAATTATACGGATAGCAGTAGCCACTAGATATACCACAGTGTTTTTCGATGAAGTAAAGGAATTGGACGAAAAATTTGGATTCTTCGAAGACCAAGAAATCAGTATTAGAAACAACATTACTTCAGCTGTATTTTTCTCATTAATATCGTTGGCTATAGATGGAATAACATTATTGATTTTGAGGTTTCCTACacgttttgttattttagtaaCGGTTGCGTTTTGTGTCCAAGATACAGAATTGGCTTTTTACGCGATGATTGCTGATAACTTTAATACGAGGTTGAATAAATTGATAGATAAAGATCCTGTTATAGGTTCTCAAGTGTATAGGCAGTTGCTTGCAGCGACTTTTAGTTTCTCTAAGCCGTTTCATTCACAG ATTGTAACAATAGTgtctataattaaatacacgAGTATTGTGTACGCTGTTATAGCGTTCATAGCTAAGGGTGCAATG gtGGAATTACTTCGCTTTTACTTCGTGTGGCGAGAAATTAAGACTCTATATTCTTTATGGCTAATGTGTTACGCAGCAGGAGGGACCAACAAGATCTGTGAAAAGCTACTGTTTTGTCTCACTGAGAAATTGGTACTGCTGGATATGG ATAAGGATGCTCAATGGCTTACGAAGCGCTGGTACCGCTCTGTGCAGTCAATACAACCGAGCTTAACAGAGGCCGTGCCTATTGTCAAATTGAATTTACCTTTGAAAATATGTGACTGGACCTTTCAATATCTCATCATGAGTGTACAG atttatttatctacaatTGATCCCACGAAGAAAAATTCAACGTAG